The Spirosoma oryzicola genome contains the following window.
ATACCACCTACGGTTGCAGAAACGATTGCAGTGCGAGGAATTGGATTGGGATCTGTCACTTGCCGAGGATACAGACACGGAAACCCTGATGATTCGCCAGGAAACGTTGGTCGGTTTGACCAGAACGATACAGGAACAGATGGCTACGCTACCAGCTCGCGAACGGGAAGCCTTGTACCTGCGCTATTACGAAGATCTTTCCATACCTGAGATTGCCGAGGTGATGAATGTCAATCGTCAATCCGTCTCCAACTTTCTGCAAAAAGCCCTGAACAAGCTACGTAACCGATGGCTCGTTCACCTATTTCTGACTATTTGTACTTTTTTGTAAAAAAATTTTCATTGAGAAGGGTATCGTGGAGGTAGAACTTCATACTATCAATAAATATAGTAGAAAAGTACCAATGCAAAGCTTACCCAGCGATCCTACAACTGTTGATGACTTCCTCGAAAACGACGCCTTTCGGACGTGGATTCGGGAACAGCGCTCCGAAGACAGGGTGTATTGGCAACATTGGTTAAGCCAACATCCGGAGAAAAGGGATCTGTATGAGCAGGCGGTGGCTACGATGCTGGTACTTCAGGGAAAAAAGATTGCGCTTTCGGATCAGCATGTACACGAAGCCAGAAAGAAAATTCTAGGTCAACTTGTTCCGCCGACTGCCCAGGTGAAACCTTTGTTGACCTGGCATTGGGGACGATGGGCTGCCGCAGCCGCAGTGGTTATCGCAATGATCTGGTGGCAAGCGGGTAATTCTGGGATCGGTTCTCTGATGGGAATTGAGAAACAGGCAGAGCCGCTGGCCGAAAAGAGTAGCTGGCAAATTGTAAAGAATACCACGGGATTGCCCCTCGTCGTGTTGCTGCCGGATAATTCTTCCGTACTGCTGTCGTCGGGTAGTCAGCTACGTTACGCTAAACAAGGTAAGCAAACGGTGCGCGAAGTATACCTTCAGGGAGAAGGATTCTTTGAGGTTACCAAAAATCCCGCCAAGCCTTTCGTTGTTTATACGGCAAACCTGACTACTAAGGTACTAGGAACCAGCTTTCAAGTGCGTGCTTTTGAAAAGGAGAAAGGTACCTACGTAAAAGTAAAGACAGGTAAAGTCTCGGTTACGCCAGTCGAATCGCCTGACCAAACGGTACTGCTGACAAAGAATGAACAGCTCAGTTTGGAAACCAAAACCGATAAACTGGTCAAGCAAGATATCATTCCAGCGAAAGAACATTCGCCCGGTATTATCAATCAGGAATTTACATTCGAGTTTGCTCCCGTGGCTGACATTTTTGCGCAACTGGAATCCAGCTACAACATGCCGATACGGTATGATCGGCATCTGCTTGCCAAATGCACATTTACCGGTCAACTCAACGACGCTCCTTTTCTGGAGAAAATTCGACTAATTTGTCTAACAATTGAGTCGACATTCGAAGTCGTTGACGGTCAGGTCTTCATTCACAGTAACGGTTGTCATTAATTCCTTTCTAAACCCTTAATCAATCTGGCATTCTATGGTCTGAAAACTATCCTTTTTTAACAAAAAAAGCGATAGTGCTTCCAACACTATCGCTCAAATGTCCGCAAATGTGTCTGATACACACATTACCTCTTCAATCAGAAGACGGACTTGGTTTTTTGTCATTTCTTCCAAAAACAACAAAAACGCATAAATGTATGCATTACCGTTTCATCAGTCGCAATGTTTGGATCAGGATTATGAAAATTTCGAGCCTGCAACTCTTACTTGCACTTTCCCTGGCCAACATAAGCCTTGCTCTTGATGCCAAGGCCCAGGAATTTCTAAGCCGGCGGGTCAGTCTATCTGCTCAAAATGAGGATATCGAAGTAACGATCAGACGAATTGAAAGACAGGCGAAAGTGCAATTCTTGTTTAGCCGGGAAATCATTCAATCGAAGCGAAAAATCAACTACCAGGCAAAAAATGAGCAGCTATCGCTGGTGTTGGATCATATCCTGACGCCCCTCAGTTTAAGCTATGAAGTGGTTGGTCAACAGATTGTGATAAAAAGAGAGTCGATGCCTGCGAACACGCAGCAGGATAAGACCTCGGGTATGATAAACTCAGACCAAGCCCAAGATATCCAGGTAGCGGGCCGGGTCATCGGAGAAAATGGCGAAGGTTTACCCGGCGTCAATATTCAGATAAAGTCGACCCAGCGCGGAACGACAACCGACGGAAACGGTGCGTACCGGATTAGTGTCCCTGATCGGAACGCTGTACTGGTTTTCTCTTTCATTGGCTACGCTACTCAGGAAGTAACTGTTGGTTCGCAATCGACGGTTAATGTTACGCTGGTAAATGATGACAAAACACTCAATGAAGTAGTGGTTGTCGGCTACGGCACGCAGCGCAAGCGCGATGTTACAGGTTCGGTCGTTTCGGTCAACGAAACAACCCTGAAAGAAGTACCAGCGCCTAACCTGGTCAACCAGCTGAAAGGTCGGGCAGCGGGGGTAACCATCGTCAGTAATAGTTCTACGCCTGGTTCGCAGGGACAGATTCGGATTCGGGGTAACCGCACGCTGACGACCAACCAGCAGGGTAGCGATGGCCTGGATGGTCCGTTGGTGGTTGTTGACGGGATTCCGTACGGTGGTCTGAACGACATCAACCCGGATGATATTGCGAGTCTGGAAATCCTGAAGGATGCGTCGGCTACCGCTATTTACGGATCGCGCGGATCGGGCGGGGTTATCCTGATTACAACTAAGCGGGGTAAAATCGGTAAGCCAGTATTTAGTTATGATGGCTATCACGGAGTAACTACCGCAATGGGCAAATTCAACGTGATGAACGGTCCGGAGTACGCTCAGTTTAAAGATGATGCGGCTAAATACAACCGCACCAGCCCCGGTACAACGGCTTATCCACTGACGCAAAAAGAAAAGGACGCGCTGGCGGCTGGTATCTCTACCGACTGGCAGGATCTGCTCTACAAACCGGGGTTTAATACCAATCACCAGCTGAGTCTGGCGGGTGGCGTTGAAAATACGCAGTATTCGTTGGGCCTGGGCTATTTCAACGAGACAGGTATCATTCCAAGTCAGAAGTTTGAACGCTACACCATTCGGGCGACAATCGACCAACGTATCGGTAAGCGAATCAAGGTTGGCTTGAACACGCTGAATACCCTAACTTATACGAACACACCGGGTGGTAGTGGTATTCCGGGTGGTCTGGTTCGGATAACGCCCTTGGCAGCGCCTTATAATGCTGACGGTACGGTAAACTTGTTCCCTGCGGAAGGCTCTATCGATGCGGCTTCAATTAGCCCGTTGACGATTATCACCAAAAAAGATTCGTACCTGGGTCGTACTCGTTCACTGCGGACCTTCAATAGCCTGTACGCGGAAGTAAACATCCTGCCGGGATTGCGGTACCGGATGAACGCCGGGTTGAATTTCAGCCAGTCGAACTACAATGGCTACGGTGGACCGCTAACTTATTTCAATAACGCGACAGTTCAGTCGTCGTCTACGGCCGAGATCAACAACACCGAATACTGGGACATCAACCTCCAGCACTTGCTGTATTACGACAAGACGATTGGCAAGCATAAATTCGGCGTTACCGGGCTGTACGAAA
Protein-coding sequences here:
- a CDS encoding RNA polymerase sigma factor; protein product: MAFEDQVLWQLFRAGDRQALGQLAERYYRMLKHYGLKFMVDEAIVDDCIQELYLQLWQNRLQINETESVKHYLLKSIRHHILYHLRLQKRLQCEELDWDLSLAEDTDTETLMIRQETLVGLTRTIQEQMATLPAREREALYLRYYEDLSIPEIAEVMNVNRQSVSNFLQKALNKLRNRWLVHLFLTICTFL
- a CDS encoding FecR family protein, with product MQSLPSDPTTVDDFLENDAFRTWIREQRSEDRVYWQHWLSQHPEKRDLYEQAVATMLVLQGKKIALSDQHVHEARKKILGQLVPPTAQVKPLLTWHWGRWAAAAAVVIAMIWWQAGNSGIGSLMGIEKQAEPLAEKSSWQIVKNTTGLPLVVLLPDNSSVLLSSGSQLRYAKQGKQTVREVYLQGEGFFEVTKNPAKPFVVYTANLTTKVLGTSFQVRAFEKEKGTYVKVKTGKVSVTPVESPDQTVLLTKNEQLSLETKTDKLVKQDIIPAKEHSPGIINQEFTFEFAPVADIFAQLESSYNMPIRYDRHLLAKCTFTGQLNDAPFLEKIRLICLTIESTFEVVDGQVFIHSNGCH
- a CDS encoding TonB-dependent receptor — its product is MKISSLQLLLALSLANISLALDAKAQEFLSRRVSLSAQNEDIEVTIRRIERQAKVQFLFSREIIQSKRKINYQAKNEQLSLVLDHILTPLSLSYEVVGQQIVIKRESMPANTQQDKTSGMINSDQAQDIQVAGRVIGENGEGLPGVNIQIKSTQRGTTTDGNGAYRISVPDRNAVLVFSFIGYATQEVTVGSQSTVNVTLVNDDKTLNEVVVVGYGTQRKRDVTGSVVSVNETTLKEVPAPNLVNQLKGRAAGVTIVSNSSTPGSQGQIRIRGNRTLTTNQQGSDGLDGPLVVVDGIPYGGLNDINPDDIASLEILKDASATAIYGSRGSGGVILITTKRGKIGKPVFSYDGYHGVTTAMGKFNVMNGPEYAQFKDDAAKYNRTSPGTTAYPLTQKEKDALAAGISTDWQDLLYKPGFNTNHQLSLAGGVENTQYSLGLGYFNETGIIPSQKFERYTIRATIDQRIGKRIKVGLNTLNTLTYTNTPGGSGIPGGLVRITPLAAPYNADGTVNLFPAEGSIDAASISPLTIITKKDSYLGRTRSLRTFNSLYAEVNILPGLRYRMNAGLNFSQSNYNGYGGPLTYFNNATVQSSSTAEINNTEYWDINLQHLLYYDKTIGKHKFGVTGLYEITKNHTLGSRFTITGVPADYIKTSNFSLASGTPVANSDFGNTFSELGLLSYMGRVNYSYNDRYLLTLTLRRDGSSTLSPGNQYFNYPAIGAGWNVIEENFMKSVPAISNLKLRGSWGLSGNRNVGAYATLGALSAGYYNFGTGTAGQQLAYTVTSLPATGLGWQSTSQVDLGIDFGFLDNRITGSVDWYHQQTKDILLSVPLPPSNGAGSTLKNLGRTEGKGLETALTFDIFRNPKGFNWSADLTYFFNREKITQLTTPAEQANLGAGWFVGQPLSVIYDYKKIGIWQTSDKENGTLAKQTSPTQFPGQIRVEDLNGDGKIDASDRQILGNFQPNWEGGLTNRFSFKNFDLSIVTFARMGMKVIVPYLTGNSTGSGGFAFYNQGRVNQVKTDYWTETNPTNAFPAPDAGAAVAWFGSTLGYYDGSFIKVRSINLGYTFSSTLIRKIGMNSARVYFNATNPLILYSPLVSQKLAIDPEGNSYASGQSTLNPQGASDRGTPERQIAVNLNNPPVRQFTLGVNLKF